A window of Planktothrix sp. FACHB-1365 contains these coding sequences:
- a CDS encoding PadR family transcriptional regulator: protein MTFEEIYQFFQEPPPIYLNKELAVCYILSVFLRGDSYGTELIERLEQEYSAYRLSDTVLYSALKFLEKQGTITGYWQKVEGRGRPRRMYQIIPEYKTQAQELARLWHEYTTRRGKFV from the coding sequence ATGACCTTTGAAGAGATCTATCAATTTTTCCAAGAACCCCCGCCTATCTATCTCAATAAAGAACTGGCGGTTTGCTACATCTTATCTGTCTTTCTGCGAGGGGACTCCTATGGAACCGAACTGATTGAACGACTAGAACAAGAGTATTCTGCTTATCGATTATCGGATACGGTTCTCTATAGTGCCTTGAAGTTCCTAGAAAAACAAGGAACGATTACGGGATACTGGCAGAAGGTAGAAGGTAGAGGTCGCCCTCGTAGGATGTACCAAATCATACCGGAATACAAAACCCAGGCGCAAGAGTTAGCCAGACTTTGGCATGAATATACAACTCGTCGAGGTAAATTTGTGTAA